Proteins co-encoded in one Oncorhynchus kisutch isolate 150728-3 linkage group LG1, Okis_V2, whole genome shotgun sequence genomic window:
- the LOC116375810 gene encoding zinc finger protein 345-like isoform X5: MDPDKAIPFPSTLPESPGQTSPGTALLLGLVDCRKTPGQRGGGEEEEKEDGDFISLRDSPDRCSLSGRGLSSGEPRQHRDADKTEKSLSRSGRFNKHRHRGIGKKPHHCCFDWGKSFAKQRELIIYQQCNTGEKPYHCSQCGKSSAASKTLKSQRIHTGERPYPCFDCGMTFSQSRALTTHQRIHTGEKPYSCDQCGKSFRNSGHLTRHKHIHTGEKPYSCDQCGKSFQKSGHLTRHQRMHTGEKPYSCDQCGKSFNQSGDLTRHQRIHTGEKHYSCDQCGKSFKNSGHLTRHKRIHTGEKPYSCEECGKSFSLSGTLTTHKRIHTGEKPYSCDQCGKSFNHSGSLITHQYIHTGEKPYRCDQCGKSFNHSGNLTSHQRIHTGEKPYICIQCGKSFRKSGHLTEHQCKHTGETYYSCDQCGKSFNQLGDLTKHQRIHTGEKPYSCDQCGKSFNHSGSLVTHQRIHTGEKPYSCDQCGKGFAQDSTLTAHQRIHTGEKPYSCDQCGKSFNQSGYLTIHQRIHTGEKPYSCDQCGKSFAQDSTLTAHQRIHTGEKAYSCDQCGKSFNQSGYLTIHQRIHTGEKPYSCDQCGKGFAQDSTLTAHQRIHTGEKPYSCDQCGKSFNQSGSLTIHQRIHTGERPYSCDQCGKSFAQDFNLTTHQRIHTGEKPYSCLCGKSFAHSGSLKKHQKSQTCFLSSPSSPAPVPDPFIKFQ; the protein is encoded by the exons GACAAAGCTATTCcgttcccctccaccctcccGGAGTCCCCAGGTCAAACGTCTCCCGGGACCGCTTTACTGCTGGGTCTGGTTGACTGCAGGAAAACACcggggcagagaggaggaggagaagaagaagagaaggaagatgGAGATTTCATTTCATTAA GGGACAGCCCTGACCGTTGCTCTCTCAGCGGGAGAGGCTTGTCATCTGGGGAGCCTCGACAACATCGTGATGCTGACaagacagagaagagtctctccagatcaggaCGTTTCAATAAACACCGGCATAGAGGTATAGGGAAGAAACCTCACCACTGCTGCTTTGACTGGGGGAAGAGTTTTGCTAAACAGAGGGAATTGATCATTTACCAGCAGTGtaacactggagagaaaccgtacCACTGTTCTCAGTGCGGGAAGAGTTCTGCTGCATCTAAAACCTTAAAATCTCAGAGAATTCATACAGGGGAGAGGCCTTACCCCTGCTTTGATTGTGGGATGACCTTCAGTCAATCAAGGGCCCTGACaacacaccaacgcatacacacaggagagaagccttacagctgtgatcagtgtgggaagagcttcaggaACTCAGGACACCTGactagacacaaacacatacacacaggagagaagccttacagctgtgatcagtgtgggaagagcttccaGAAGTCAGGACACCTGACTAGACACCAACGCatgcacacaggagagaagccttacagctgtgatcagtgtggaaagagcttcAATCAATCAGGAGATCTGACAagacaccaacgcatacacacaggagagaagcattatagctgtgatcagtgtgggaagagcttcaagaACTCAGGACACCTGACTAGACacaaacgcatacacacaggagagaagccttacagctgtgaagagtgtgggaagagcttttcACTGTCCGGAACTCTGACTACACacaaacgcatacacacaggagagaagccttatagctgtgatcagtgtgggaagagcttcaatcattCAGGTTCCCTGATTacacatcaatacatacacacaggagagaagccttatcgctgtgatcagtgtgggaagagcttcaatcattCAGGAAATCTGACTTCACACCAACgcatacatacaggagagaagccttatatcTGTattcagtgtgggaagagcttcaggaAGTCAGGACACCTGACTGAACACCAGtgcaaacacacaggagagacgtattatagctgtgatcagtgtgggaagagcttcaatcaattaggagacctgactaaacaccaacgcatacacacaggagagaagccttatagctgtgatcagtgtgggaagagcttcaatcattCAGGATCCCTGGTtacacaccaacgcatacacacaggagagaagccttatagctgtgatcagtgtgggaagggtTTTGCTCAAGATTCCACCCTGACtgcacaccaacgcatacacacaggagagaagccttatagctgtgatcagtgtgggaagagcttcaatcaatcAGGATACCTAACTATACACCaacgaatacacacaggagagaagccttatagctgtgatcagtgtgggaagagttttgctcaAGATTCCACCCTGACtgcacaccaacgcatacacacaggagagaaggcttatagctgtgatcagtgtgggaagagcttcaatcaatcAGGATACCTAACTATACACCaacgaatacacacaggagagaagccttatagctgtgatcagtgtgggaagggtTTTGCTCAAGATTCCACCCTGACtgcacaccaacgcatacacacaggagagaagccttatagctgtgatcagtgtgggaagagcttcaatcaatcAGGATCCCTAACTATACACCAacgaatacacactggagagagaccttatagctgtgatcagtgtgggaagagttttgctcaAGATTTCAATCTGACAACACACCAgcgaatacacactggagagaaaccttactcctgtctatgtggAAAGAGCTTTGCTCATTCAGGGTCACTGAAAAAACACCAGAAATCACAAACATGTTTtctttcatctccctcctctccggcACCGGTTCCAGATCCCTTTATAAAGTTTCAATAG
- the LOC116375810 gene encoding zinc finger protein 271-like isoform X11, with the protein MTFSQSRALTTHQRIHTGEKPYSCDQCGKSFRNSGHLTRHKHIHTGEKPYSCDQCGKSFQKSGHLTRHQRMHTGEKPYSCDQCGKSFNQSGDLTRHQRIHTGEKHYSCDQCGKSFKNSGHLTRHKRIHTGEKPYSCEECGKSFSLSGTLTTHKRIHTGEKPYSCDQCGKSFNHSGSLITHQYIHTGEKPYRCDQCGKSFNHSGNLTSHQRIHTGEKPYICIQCGKSFRKSGHLTEHQCKHTGETYYSCDQCGKSFNQLGDLTKHQRIHTGEKPYSCDQCGKSFNHSGSLVTHQRIHTGEKPYSCDQCGKGFAQDSTLTAHQRIHTGEKPYSCDQCGKSFNQSGYLTIHQRIHTGEKPYSCDQCGKSFAQDSTLTAHQRIHTGEKAYSCDQCGKSFNQSGYLTIHQRIHTGEKPYSCDQCGKGFAQDSTLTAHQRIHTGEKPYSCDQCGKSFNQSGSLTIHQRIHTGERPYSCDQCGKSFAQDFNLTTHQRIHTGEKPYSCLCGKSFAHSGSLKKHQKSQTCFLSSPSSPAPVPDPFIKFQ; encoded by the coding sequence ATGACCTTCAGTCAATCAAGGGCCCTGACaacacaccaacgcatacacacaggagagaagccttacagctgtgatcagtgtgggaagagcttcaggaACTCAGGACACCTGactagacacaaacacatacacacaggagagaagccttacagctgtgatcagtgtgggaagagcttccaGAAGTCAGGACACCTGACTAGACACCAACGCatgcacacaggagagaagccttacagctgtgatcagtgtggaaagagcttcAATCAATCAGGAGATCTGACAagacaccaacgcatacacacaggagagaagcattatagctgtgatcagtgtgggaagagcttcaagaACTCAGGACACCTGACTAGACacaaacgcatacacacaggagagaagccttacagctgtgaagagtgtgggaagagcttttcACTGTCCGGAACTCTGACTACACacaaacgcatacacacaggagagaagccttatagctgtgatcagtgtgggaagagcttcaatcattCAGGTTCCCTGATTacacatcaatacatacacacaggagagaagccttatcgctgtgatcagtgtgggaagagcttcaatcattCAGGAAATCTGACTTCACACCAACgcatacatacaggagagaagccttatatcTGTattcagtgtgggaagagcttcaggaAGTCAGGACACCTGACTGAACACCAGtgcaaacacacaggagagacgtattatagctgtgatcagtgtgggaagagcttcaatcaattaggagacctgactaaacaccaacgcatacacacaggagagaagccttatagctgtgatcagtgtgggaagagcttcaatcattCAGGATCCCTGGTtacacaccaacgcatacacacaggagagaagccttatagctgtgatcagtgtgggaagggtTTTGCTCAAGATTCCACCCTGACtgcacaccaacgcatacacacaggagagaagccttatagctgtgatcagtgtgggaagagcttcaatcaatcAGGATACCTAACTATACACCaacgaatacacacaggagagaagccttatagctgtgatcagtgtgggaagagttttgctcaAGATTCCACCCTGACtgcacaccaacgcatacacacaggagagaaggcttatagctgtgatcagtgtgggaagagcttcaatcaatcAGGATACCTAACTATACACCaacgaatacacacaggagagaagccttatagctgtgatcagtgtgggaagggtTTTGCTCAAGATTCCACCCTGACtgcacaccaacgcatacacacaggagagaagccttatagctgtgatcagtgtgggaagagcttcaatcaatcAGGATCCCTAACTATACACCAacgaatacacactggagagagaccttatagctgtgatcagtgtgggaagagttttgctcaAGATTTCAATCTGACAACACACCAgcgaatacacactggagagaaaccttactcctgtctatgtggAAAGAGCTTTGCTCATTCAGGGTCACTGAAAAAACACCAGAAATCACAAACATGTTTtctttcatctccctcctctccggcACCGGTTCCAGATCCCTTTATAAAGTTTCAATAG